The stretch of DNA CGGCAGCATCTTTCATATCCTTGAAGACTGCTGCACACGAAGCGGGCTGATGCCGCTGAAGCCCTACAGTTCACGGAAGTTTGCAGGCAGCATCAATACCGGCGACAGGAAGGAGAAGCGGCCCGGCCTGTATGCAAAGGGGCTCTTTGGGGCATCTGCCGCGGTGCTGGTTGGTGGGCACCACTATCAGATTGATGGGGTAGTACTCATTGCCCTCTCTGCCGGGCTCTTCCTTAGCCTCTGGCTTCTGATATTTCGGGTATCCAGGTGGGGACCCTGAGGGGGACATCTCCGATGCCTTATCAACTGTTTCCAATCGAAATGTCTGTTGCACCCTTGAGAATGGCATAGATGGGCCTTATAATAATAGTGTATCATCTGTGTCTGTCTGGTGTCAGGCATCATTTATCTCATATTTTAGACTCTATTTTTGTTTTAAAGGGTATTATGGTGTATTTACCTGCTTTTCCAGAAAAAAAGTAGTAATGTAGGTTGGTAAAGGCGCCACCTCTTCCTGATATCATTTTGTTTTGTTGGCTGTACAAGGGTATCATTCTCTTGTGAATGCACTCCATCGATGGTTCGCATATCGTAAAGATGTGAAAAACACATCCCTGCCGTACATACGGAGGTATTGGATATGCAGCGGAGATTCACGGTTGATCAGGAACGGTTGAAACGCTTTTCATTTGAACCGTTTGCTGAGCTTCAACGTCGCATTGCAGATGATCCTGATCTGAAACGCAGACTCCAGGAAGATCTCCCAGGCACACTGGAGGAGGTGGGGATTGTTGTTGATGATGCATTCCGAAAGAAGGTGAGCGATCAATGGCATGCCCAGATCGAAGCGGACACCCGATCGATCATGGAGACGATACCTGCACGCAAAAAGCCATATTATCGGATGATTCAGAGCGGAAAGCCGGTGAAGGTCAGGGTATCGATCGATCCAACAACTGGTGAGATCACCACTGTTCCGCGGGAGGAAGGGCCATGAGTACCGGTGGGTATGATGTTGTCATGGAGATCCATGAGGATCTCATCAATACATTTCTGAAAATTGCCTACTGTCTCGGAAGGCTTCCCACATTTGAAGGCATCTATACACTTCCTGTTCCGGATGTTCCCCCGGATCTCCTGGAGTTTATGGATATCGGATACCGCGTCTCTCTTGCGAGAGAACCGACATTTGAGGTGACAGATACCGGAGCCCTTCAGATCACCATCCGGGGAGAGGCTATCATCACTCTTCTTGGGTCAATATCATTTGATCTCGAAGCCCAGTTCCGGGTAGCTGCCGTCCCTGAATTTGATCAGGCAACCCGGCAGTTCCGTGTTGAGTGCAGTGAGGCGTTCATCGAGGATCTGGAGCTGGACAACCGGTACCATCTACCTGCATCAGTCCTTGCAAAACTGAACCAGATCCTTGCAATCGGTATGGAGGCGTTCCTCACCGATGAAATAACGACTATTGAACTCTCACCCATCATCTTCTCAGCAGATCTCCCATTCATGCCGGCCGGTGAGGCGTACAGGCTTCCTATCAGTCTTGGGACTGCCCGGGTATTTCCCCCTACTGTTTTTGCGGGTGCGGTGAATCTGCTTGGATATACCGGAGGAAATCCGATGGGAGTGATCGACTTTACCAATGGCCATCATATCGGAATCGGGATAAACGAGGCTGCCATGCACCGGGTCTACGACTTCTGGTGGGCTCATACAACACATCCAAAGATCATGGATCTCATGGGATCCTATGAGTATGATCCGCCATCATTCGTTGACTTCCTGGATGCACTCATCGACTGGGGGACGGCAATCCTCACCGGTGGCCTCGTGGTGACGGAGGTTGATCTGGATCGCGTCTGGATAGAAGCAGAAGCCACCATCGGATTCTCGAAGTTCACATTTGATCTCCTTCCGGGTAATGCCGTCTCATTCTCTGGTTCCGTGAATCTTGAGATTGGGACCAATGTCTACATGCAGATCACGACAACCACGAGCCTCTTCTGGGGGTTATGGGAGGTTGATGAGACGACGAGTACCGTGGAGCTCTTTGATCTCTATGCGAGCGGTATCACCGTCATCATCGATAATGCTGAAGGGATTGTCACTCTGGATTCGTCACGGCGCCTGATGGTCACCCTGACGGCACTGGATATTGACATTCCACTCCCCTGGAGTGTACCGGAGTTCATCCTTGATTATATCGTTGACTGGGTAGTGAACAGCATCATCTCTGAAATGCCTCCGATCGTGTTATTCCCGGCGGTCATCGAGCAGACTCTTCCCGGAACAGCAGTATCGATCACCGTCTCGGGCGAGAGCCTCGAGATTAATGAGACTGAGGCCCTGGTCACTATGAATATCGGAACATCCGGTGCCAATACCTATGCACCATATATCGCGAATATGAACTCAGGTGAAGTACATGTACGGGATTGCGATTGGGCACACCGCATTGCCCAGAGAAACCGCGTCTATTATTGCACACTTGAGGATGCGATTGCGGATGGGTATAATGGATGTTATTACTGCCTGAGAGAGTATGATACCGGCTGACGGTCCGTTTCACCTGGAATGAATGAGGAGAAGTTATTATTTACATAACAAGGATAGAAGGACGCATGGCAACGATCGTCCATATCGATATCCCCGTCGGCGATGTGCAACGGGCACGTACGTTCTACGAAACCCTCTTCAACTGGAAATTTCATGAGGTGCCAGGCTACTCCGACTATCTCCTCTTTGAAACAGGGGATGGAAAGAGCGTCCCTGCAATCGGAGGAGGGCTTGGGATGCGTGGGGCTCCTGATCAGACGATAACCTGTTATATCGGGGTTGATTCCATCGCTGATTATCTCCCGAAGATCGAGGAGATGGGAGGGACAATAACGATGCCCTATACTGAGGTTCCCGGTTATGGAGCGTTAGCCCTCTGCCTGGATTCGGAGGGGAATCCCTTCGGCCTCTGGGAGGAGAAGCACGAGATCTGATCGCTTCTCTCCTCCAATGATTCTGGTTGAGACGTCCCTCTGTCCATGTTTTCCGATCATCACAATCCTTTTCCTGAAGAAAGGAGAGTACTGCTGAGATGGTGTGGGACGAGGAGGTTCATTACGCTCACATCCTGAACGGGATAACGTTGCATGAATGTTAAAAAGACAGCAATCACCATTCTGGGTATTCTGGTGATCATTCTCGGACTCTTGTTTGCAGGTCTGTACATACAGACTGAGAATATGTTCAGAGAGAGCTACAGTTCGGATTATCGCTATCATGTGACGATCTCCGCTGAGAGATCACTTGATAATGTGACGCTTTTCCTCCCCCTTCCATCATATGGTGGTGTTTCCAGTGTTGGTGAGGCGATACTCCGAGAGGAGGGCTATGGGTTCCCTGATGATT from Methanocalculus alkaliphilus encodes:
- a CDS encoding VOC family protein, which codes for MATIVHIDIPVGDVQRARTFYETLFNWKFHEVPGYSDYLLFETGDGKSVPAIGGGLGMRGAPDQTITCYIGVDSIADYLPKIEEMGGTITMPYTEVPGYGALALCLDSEGNPFGLWEEKHEI